A single window of Vibrio gazogenes DNA harbors:
- the aroE gene encoding shikimate dehydrogenase — protein sequence MAYQDQYAVFGNPIGHSKSPFIQTLFARQTNQDMVYTAELAPIDGFKTAVDAFFSRGGKGCNVTVPFKEEAYAFADLLTERAQIAGAVNTLKKLDDGGILGDNTDGAGLVQDLLQYQVPLKGAKILLIGAGGAARGVIHPLLAQSPDSIVITNRTFTKAQDLATFFQEHNRQNQDSLTSVPVSAQPMSEIHTAFDVVINSTSASLSGALPDISSDIFAERSVAYDMMYGKGLTVFNHWAVENGCAHAYDGLGMLVGQAAESFMLWRGIRPGTRQILRELRRNLEGSL from the coding sequence ATGGCTTATCAGGATCAGTATGCAGTATTCGGCAATCCAATCGGTCACAGCAAATCTCCTTTTATACAGACACTGTTTGCTCGCCAGACCAACCAAGACATGGTCTATACGGCTGAGTTGGCGCCGATAGATGGTTTTAAAACAGCAGTAGATGCGTTTTTCTCTCGAGGGGGAAAGGGATGTAATGTGACTGTTCCCTTTAAAGAGGAAGCATACGCGTTTGCCGATCTGTTGACCGAGCGCGCCCAAATTGCTGGTGCGGTCAATACATTAAAGAAACTCGATGATGGCGGCATTCTCGGGGACAATACCGATGGTGCTGGTCTGGTTCAGGATTTATTGCAGTATCAGGTGCCCTTGAAGGGAGCGAAAATTTTGTTAATTGGTGCGGGTGGTGCAGCAAGAGGCGTGATTCATCCTTTATTAGCACAATCTCCCGACTCAATTGTGATTACCAACCGGACTTTCACCAAAGCACAAGATCTTGCTACTTTTTTCCAAGAACATAACCGTCAAAATCAAGACTCGTTAACATCCGTACCAGTCTCGGCTCAACCGATGTCAGAAATCCATACGGCATTCGATGTGGTAATCAATTCGACGTCAGCAAGTCTGTCCGGAGCGCTACCGGATATTTCCAGTGATATCTTTGCAGAAAGAAGTGTTGCTTATGACATGATGTATGGCAAAGGGCTCACGGTTTTTAATCACTGGGCTGTGGAGAATGGGTGTGCTCATGCCTATGATGGCTTGGGGATGTTAGTTGGACAAGCGGCGGAAAGCTTCATGCTATGGCGTGGCATTCGCCCCGGCACGCGGCAGATATTAAGAGAGCTGAGACGCAATTTGGAAGGCAGTCTATGA
- the hemF gene encoding oxygen-dependent coproporphyrinogen oxidase: protein MSGIDKQAVKTFLLQLQDSICQQLEAADGISRFEQDEWHREPGDRLGGGGRSRVMCNGHIFEQGGVNFSHVTGHEMPASATAHRPELKGRRFEAMGVSLVMHPNNPYVPTSHMNVRFFIAEKDGEPPVWWFGGGFDLTPFYPFDEDCHHWHQVAKEICQPFGSEVYQQHKDWCDRYFFLPHREETRGVGGLFFDDLNQWDFDTCFAYIRAVGEGYTRAYLPIVERRKDCQFTEHERQFQLYRRGRYVEFNLVFDRGTLFGLQSGGRTESILMSMPPLVRWEYGYQPQPDSAEARLTEYLTPRDW from the coding sequence ATGAGTGGTATTGATAAACAGGCCGTTAAAACTTTTTTACTGCAACTACAGGATTCAATTTGTCAGCAGCTTGAAGCCGCTGATGGGATATCCCGATTTGAGCAAGATGAATGGCACCGCGAACCGGGTGACCGCTTGGGTGGTGGCGGACGTAGTCGTGTGATGTGCAATGGTCATATATTTGAACAGGGCGGCGTTAATTTTTCCCATGTCACCGGTCATGAAATGCCTGCGTCTGCAACGGCCCATCGACCGGAGTTAAAAGGACGTCGATTCGAAGCAATGGGCGTTTCTTTGGTCATGCACCCCAATAATCCTTACGTTCCCACTTCACATATGAATGTTCGTTTCTTCATTGCAGAAAAGGATGGCGAACCACCCGTCTGGTGGTTTGGTGGCGGGTTTGACTTAACGCCATTCTATCCGTTTGACGAAGATTGCCATCATTGGCACCAAGTGGCGAAAGAGATTTGTCAGCCGTTTGGCTCAGAGGTTTATCAACAACATAAGGATTGGTGTGATCGGTACTTTTTCTTACCGCATCGAGAAGAAACCCGCGGTGTTGGCGGGCTTTTCTTTGATGATCTGAATCAGTGGGATTTCGACACCTGCTTTGCTTATATCCGAGCAGTCGGTGAGGGATACACTCGCGCTTATCTGCCCATTGTTGAGCGGCGCAAAGACTGTCAGTTTACTGAACATGAACGTCAGTTCCAGCTGTACCGACGAGGACGATATGTGGAATTTAATCTGGTGTTTGACCGGGGCACATTGTTTGGTCTGCAATCGGGTGGACGAACCGAGTCGATTCTGATGTCTATGCCGCCACTGGTTCGTTGGGAGTACGGTTATCAACCTCAGCCCGACAGTGCAGAAGCGCGTCTGACGGAATATTTGACGCCAAGAGATTGGTGA
- a CDS encoding gamma carbonic anhydrase family protein, translating to MSSIRRYKGIAPELGRRVYVDSTAVLVGDIRIGDDSSIWPLVAARGDVNHIHIGKRSNIQDGSVLHVTHKNAANPNGFPLIIGDDVTVGHKAMLHGCTIQDRVLVGMGSIILDGVTVESEVVIGAGSLVPPNKTLQSGYLYMGNPAKQARPLTDEERAFLVKSAENYVQNKDDFLHQVEDIG from the coding sequence ATGAGTTCAATTCGGCGCTATAAAGGGATTGCCCCAGAACTTGGTCGACGTGTTTATGTGGATAGTACTGCTGTATTAGTCGGTGATATCCGGATCGGGGATGATTCGAGTATCTGGCCTTTGGTGGCGGCCCGAGGCGATGTTAACCATATCCATATCGGGAAAAGAAGTAATATTCAGGATGGTTCGGTTCTTCATGTCACTCACAAAAATGCCGCGAACCCGAATGGTTTCCCACTGATTATTGGCGATGATGTCACTGTAGGTCATAAAGCAATGCTACATGGTTGTACAATTCAGGACAGAGTTCTGGTTGGTATGGGCAGCATTATTCTTGATGGGGTGACGGTAGAAAGTGAAGTTGTCATTGGAGCAGGTAGTTTGGTCCCACCCAACAAAACATTGCAAAGCGGCTACCTTTATATGGGCAATCCTGCCAAACAGGCTCGCCCACTCACGGATGAAGAACGAGCCTTCTTAGTTAAATCTGCAGAGAACTATGTTCAGAATAAAGATGACTTTCTTCATCAAGTAGAAGATATCGGCTAG
- a CDS encoding Sua5/YciO/YrdC/YwlC family protein has translation MRSIVNNFEQVLDALHQGDVIAYPTEGVFGVGCDPDQPDAIQKLLEIKNRPVEKGLILIASSYAQLQPYIDESQLSAQQLADVQASWPGPVTWVMPASDRVSVWLCGVFDTIAVRVTDHPQVRQLCDAYGKPITSTSANLTGQPPCMTTEAVQQQLGHCLRAILAGQTGGRDKPSEIRDARTLEILRQG, from the coding sequence ATGAGAAGTATTGTGAATAATTTTGAGCAGGTGCTTGATGCGTTGCATCAAGGTGATGTGATTGCCTATCCGACTGAAGGCGTATTTGGCGTCGGGTGTGACCCTGACCAGCCTGACGCGATTCAAAAGTTACTGGAAATCAAAAACCGTCCGGTTGAAAAGGGGTTGATTCTCATTGCATCCAGTTATGCACAGTTACAACCTTACATTGATGAAAGTCAGCTTTCAGCACAACAATTGGCTGATGTTCAGGCCAGTTGGCCGGGACCTGTCACCTGGGTTATGCCGGCCAGTGATCGTGTTTCGGTTTGGCTCTGTGGTGTGTTTGATACGATTGCCGTTCGGGTCACGGATCATCCACAGGTTCGGCAATTGTGCGATGCTTATGGCAAACCCATTACTTCAACCAGTGCCAATTTAACCGGCCAGCCGCCTTGTATGACGACAGAAGCGGTGCAGCAGCAACTTGGCCACTGTCTCCGTGCTATTTTGGCCGGGCAAACCGGTGGGCGCGATAAACCCAGTGAGATTCGAGATGCACGCACGCTGGAAATATTAAGACAAGGGTAG
- a CDS encoding DUF1488 domain-containing protein, with the protein MNQSILFPDVQSWDQATQQIRFPAQCQGALIECTVAVTVLEHISGQQITNEEEAVRIFSQYRFDCEELAEQLIEDEAYNALGQIDLTVSN; encoded by the coding sequence ATGAATCAGTCGATTCTTTTTCCTGATGTGCAGTCTTGGGATCAAGCAACGCAGCAAATCCGCTTTCCGGCTCAATGTCAGGGGGCGTTAATTGAGTGTACTGTTGCCGTTACTGTTCTGGAACACATTTCCGGCCAGCAAATAACGAATGAAGAAGAGGCTGTCAGGATTTTCTCTCAATATCGTTTCGATTGCGAAGAATTGGCCGAGCAGCTAATTGAAGATGAAGCATACAATGCGCTCGGGCAAATCGACCTGACCGTCTCTAACTAG